A stretch of the Arthrobacter stackebrandtii genome encodes the following:
- a CDS encoding peroxidase family protein, whose amino-acid sequence MPGQDGYGTAQEVFPRLLEARYRPAEVTPPFAPGNDSAQPGAQTSYEQTDGFVYDSEPRSISNLIVDQTLANPAAGAVAARVEGAGREPGGATARLFGATSTATSAEISQANFPANVGTVVVARVNHYSDALTVSAIAKAAGAPVLLINTNSIPAESAAELTRLSPDKIIIAGGPSAISAAVATKLEAYAPGGVTRIAGANSYATAVEISKYAHPNPATDNPLGTLYVVTGQRFQDALAIAGPAARDNSPVLLVQQNAIPPVVLAEIQRLAPKKIVILGGPLAVSADVQTTLSKSWPTERIGGANSAETAALISAANFGPPVDTVYLSTNANFPDALSIASVAGAKGSPVLLVPKDGTLPAVVQAELKRLQPANIVILGGNIAIQAPLDAAVAPLTLGANFQIPDIATDEGLSASATSLFTIFGQFFDHGLDLVSKGGNGTVVIPLKPDDPLYVDGAQTNFLTLTRATIDTTDGQREHVNRTTPFVDQNQTYGSHASHQAFMREYILDANGWPVPTGKILNGTTGGGLPTWKDIKDQALNVLGIRMNDFDVLDVPLLATDPYGSLIRDGNGQAQLAFEAGLKSGNRAEPLSTEGSLTANASFLDDIAHGATPVAPTISESGVVIPGYDNAALDAHYITGDGRGNENIGLTSVHHVFHSEHNRVLDQVKDELENNMPPELLARYQAGGFWNYGERLFQAARFLTEMEYQHLVFEEFARRVVPTIDPVVLNENSYQPNVNSSINAEFAHAVYRFGHSMLRESVPRMHGTTVTEMPLLDAFLNPTAFANGPDGAPMSASDSAGGILKGLANQTANGVDEFVTDTLRNKLLGLPLDLPAINLARARDAGVPPLQTARTTFYTESGDSQLKPYASWEDFRLSMKNPESIGNFLAAYANHPSVADATTFDAKRAAGQVLAADVGFMNAPAADTGVNDIDLWMGGMAEKPYIFGGMLGSTFNYVFEQQLEDLQNGDRFYYLTRNLGNTLFHSLEANSLSQIVLRNTSADRVPHDVFASPQLTFNLDAAQADLNAAGLTGDAASGWRFTGPEHVVIQDTEASSTIRGGLGDDSIWGKAGNDRIEGDDGVDSLMGGDGDDILTDLFGDGDRLQGEAGNDVMNPGPGVADITFGGSGIDYMMGGQDRVTAHGGLGDDFLIGSTGPDILYGDEGNDWLEGLGGADLVQGDMGNTMFNDANLYHGGHDVLIGNGGNNDLDAEGGDDIMVAGPGTDRYSGVLGFDWVTHKGHTTPVNADMGFIVGMPQDLTAIRDRFLQTEATSGWDGNDIIRGSQGGIDLTFDPSGGAIGYGHDLTQAHLDRINGLRELLGGGDIPIYARPFLQDDPVAFDGDFNNNILLGGMGSDLLEPRDGRNFVDGDAWLNVRIEYRPANGGPVESQDSMAAFNTRMLDGTINPSELHIVREVLQLENQANNIDTAVFEGIAGDYTLTELEPNVVKVVNTLEGEEMSNVLRNIERIQFNDKAVCLPLGTEANCGQAAGDVLLQHDDPIAEDGTLTTDASGVSDADGIDSVLTYSLQSFVEAGTDPFSNAWVTTQTNETGIFTLTDAEVGAPVRVQVTYIDGLGTHEQIASAGTAAVANVNDAPVGAVIAPLAPQVGDILRITTHMSDADGAESVLEEPGGVYTWQQSPDGTEWSDIPGATGDGTNMASFTVTAGQQDNHVRLAIAYTDDLGTNEVAYSNATELVPSPNNPLPAP is encoded by the coding sequence ATGCCGGGACAAGACGGATATGGAACGGCCCAGGAAGTCTTTCCAAGGCTGTTGGAAGCCCGGTACCGGCCAGCGGAAGTCACTCCGCCGTTTGCGCCAGGGAATGACTCAGCCCAGCCGGGAGCCCAAACGAGTTACGAGCAAACTGACGGGTTTGTCTACGACTCAGAACCGCGCAGCATCAGCAACCTGATTGTTGACCAAACGTTGGCCAACCCGGCGGCAGGTGCCGTGGCTGCTCGCGTGGAAGGCGCAGGACGGGAACCGGGAGGCGCCACGGCGCGGCTCTTTGGAGCGACGTCCACAGCCACGTCAGCAGAGATCAGCCAGGCCAACTTCCCTGCCAATGTGGGCACCGTGGTTGTGGCCCGCGTGAACCACTACTCTGACGCACTGACTGTCAGTGCCATTGCAAAGGCTGCAGGGGCTCCCGTGCTGCTGATCAATACAAACAGCATCCCCGCGGAGTCGGCTGCAGAGCTGACCAGGCTCAGCCCCGACAAGATCATTATTGCCGGCGGGCCAAGTGCGATCAGCGCTGCTGTCGCAACCAAGCTGGAAGCTTACGCACCAGGGGGAGTGACCCGCATTGCCGGTGCCAATTCCTATGCGACTGCCGTGGAGATCAGCAAGTACGCCCACCCGAACCCGGCGACGGACAACCCCTTAGGAACCCTCTACGTCGTTACAGGGCAGCGGTTCCAGGACGCACTGGCGATTGCAGGACCCGCAGCGCGCGACAATTCACCTGTCCTGCTCGTGCAGCAGAATGCAATTCCACCGGTGGTCCTGGCTGAAATACAGCGGCTGGCACCCAAGAAGATCGTGATTCTGGGTGGCCCCTTGGCAGTGTCTGCTGACGTTCAAACAACGCTCAGCAAGAGCTGGCCAACGGAACGAATTGGCGGCGCGAACTCTGCGGAGACAGCAGCCTTGATTTCCGCGGCCAATTTTGGTCCGCCAGTCGACACCGTGTATCTCAGCACGAATGCGAACTTCCCCGACGCGCTGTCCATCGCCTCGGTGGCCGGCGCCAAGGGAAGCCCGGTCCTGCTGGTTCCCAAGGACGGAACCCTGCCTGCCGTGGTGCAGGCAGAACTCAAGCGGCTGCAGCCAGCCAACATCGTCATTCTCGGTGGGAACATTGCGATCCAGGCACCACTGGATGCAGCGGTGGCTCCACTGACGCTAGGGGCGAACTTCCAGATTCCGGACATCGCAACCGACGAAGGACTGTCGGCATCGGCAACGAGCCTGTTCACGATCTTTGGCCAGTTCTTTGACCACGGGCTGGACCTGGTTTCCAAGGGCGGCAACGGTACGGTGGTGATTCCGCTGAAGCCCGATGATCCCCTGTATGTTGACGGCGCGCAGACAAACTTCCTGACATTGACACGCGCAACCATTGATACAACGGATGGGCAGCGTGAACACGTCAACAGGACCACGCCGTTTGTGGACCAGAACCAGACCTACGGCTCGCATGCCTCACACCAGGCCTTCATGCGAGAGTACATCTTGGACGCCAATGGCTGGCCCGTCCCCACGGGCAAGATCCTCAACGGAACCACTGGTGGCGGCCTGCCCACGTGGAAAGACATAAAGGACCAGGCACTCAACGTGCTGGGCATCAGAATGAATGACTTCGATGTGCTGGACGTGCCGTTGCTGGCCACGGATCCATATGGTTCACTGATCCGGGACGGGAACGGCCAGGCACAGCTTGCATTTGAGGCGGGTCTAAAGTCCGGCAATCGCGCTGAACCCCTTTCAACGGAAGGTTCACTGACGGCCAATGCGTCCTTCCTCGATGACATCGCCCACGGGGCAACACCTGTTGCTCCGACCATCAGTGAAAGTGGGGTGGTGATTCCCGGTTACGACAACGCCGCCTTGGATGCCCACTACATCACGGGGGACGGTCGAGGGAACGAAAACATCGGTCTCACCTCCGTCCACCATGTGTTCCACTCCGAACACAACCGCGTGCTGGATCAGGTCAAGGATGAACTGGAAAACAACATGCCGCCGGAACTCCTGGCACGATACCAGGCAGGGGGATTCTGGAACTACGGTGAACGGCTCTTCCAGGCGGCACGATTCCTGACTGAGATGGAGTACCAGCACCTGGTCTTCGAAGAGTTTGCCCGGCGTGTGGTTCCGACCATTGACCCGGTTGTCCTCAACGAGAACTCCTACCAGCCCAATGTGAATTCGTCCATCAATGCAGAATTCGCACACGCCGTCTACCGGTTCGGACACTCAATGCTGCGTGAATCCGTCCCACGGATGCATGGCACCACGGTGACGGAAATGCCGCTGCTGGATGCATTCTTGAATCCGACGGCATTCGCCAACGGTCCGGATGGTGCGCCCATGTCAGCCAGTGATTCTGCCGGCGGCATCCTCAAGGGGCTCGCCAACCAGACAGCCAACGGTGTCGACGAGTTTGTTACGGACACACTGCGCAACAAGCTGTTGGGACTGCCGCTGGACCTCCCCGCCATCAACCTGGCGAGGGCCCGCGACGCAGGTGTGCCACCGCTGCAGACCGCCCGGACGACCTTCTACACCGAGTCCGGGGATTCGCAGTTGAAGCCCTATGCCAGCTGGGAGGACTTCCGTCTGTCCATGAAGAATCCCGAATCCATCGGCAACTTCCTGGCAGCCTACGCCAACCACCCCTCGGTTGCTGACGCCACAACGTTCGATGCCAAGCGTGCTGCCGGGCAGGTCCTGGCAGCAGACGTCGGCTTCATGAACGCACCGGCCGCAGACACCGGAGTCAACGACATTGACCTTTGGATGGGCGGCATGGCTGAAAAGCCGTACATCTTCGGAGGCATGTTGGGATCGACATTCAACTACGTGTTCGAGCAACAACTCGAGGACCTGCAAAACGGTGACAGGTTCTACTACCTCACCCGAAACCTGGGCAACACCCTCTTCCACTCGCTGGAAGCGAACTCACTGTCCCAGATCGTCCTGCGCAACACTTCGGCGGACCGTGTGCCGCACGATGTGTTTGCGTCTCCCCAGCTCACCTTCAACCTCGATGCCGCCCAGGCGGACTTGAACGCAGCCGGCCTCACGGGCGACGCTGCAAGCGGCTGGAGATTCACCGGACCCGAGCATGTGGTCATCCAAGACACAGAAGCTTCAAGCACCATTCGAGGCGGGCTCGGCGATGACTCCATCTGGGGCAAGGCCGGAAACGACAGGATCGAAGGTGACGACGGCGTCGACTCCCTCATGGGAGGTGACGGCGATGACATCCTCACCGACCTGTTCGGCGACGGCGACAGGCTCCAGGGTGAAGCCGGGAACGATGTCATGAACCCGGGTCCCGGCGTTGCTGACATCACCTTCGGCGGTTCAGGCATCGACTACATGATGGGCGGCCAGGACCGTGTGACCGCCCATGGCGGGCTCGGCGACGATTTCCTGATCGGATCCACCGGTCCGGACATCCTCTACGGCGATGAAGGAAACGACTGGCTCGAGGGCCTTGGCGGTGCAGACCTGGTACAGGGCGACATGGGCAACACCATGTTCAACGACGCCAACCTGTACCACGGAGGCCACGACGTCCTCATCGGCAACGGCGGCAACAATGACCTTGACGCCGAAGGCGGGGACGACATCATGGTTGCCGGCCCAGGAACAGACCGGTACTCCGGTGTCCTGGGATTCGACTGGGTGACGCACAAGGGTCACACGACGCCAGTGAATGCCGACATGGGCTTCATTGTCGGCATGCCCCAGGACCTGACAGCCATCAGGGACAGGTTCCTGCAGACCGAAGCAACCAGCGGATGGGACGGCAACGACATCATCCGCGGCTCGCAGGGAGGGATCGACCTAACCTTTGATCCGTCGGGAGGCGCCATTGGGTACGGACACGACCTGACCCAGGCCCATCTGGACAGGATCAACGGGCTGCGGGAACTGCTCGGCGGTGGAGACATTCCGATCTACGCCAGGCCGTTCCTCCAGGACGATCCGGTCGCGTTTGACGGCGACTTCAACAACAACATCCTGCTCGGTGGCATGGGTTCGGACTTGCTGGAGCCCCGCGACGGCCGGAACTTCGTCGACGGCGATGCTTGGCTGAACGTGCGGATCGAATACCGTCCGGCGAACGGAGGGCCGGTGGAGTCGCAGGATTCCATGGCCGCATTCAATACAAGGATGCTGGATGGCACGATCAACCCGAGCGAGCTTCACATTGTCCGGGAGGTCCTGCAACTGGAGAACCAGGCCAACAACATTGACACTGCGGTGTTCGAGGGCATTGCCGGCGACTACACGCTGACAGAGCTTGAGCCCAATGTTGTCAAGGTGGTCAACACCCTCGAGGGCGAAGAAATGTCCAACGTCCTGAGAAACATTGAGCGAATCCAGTTCAATGACAAGGCGGTGTGCCTGCCTCTAGGGACGGAAGCGAACTGTGGACAGGCAGCCGGCGACGTGCTGCTGCAGCACGACGATCCGATTGCCGAAGACGGAACGCTGACGACGGATGCTTCGGGTGTCAGTGACGCTGACGGCATTGACTCGGTGCTGACATACTCACTGCAGTCATTTGTGGAAGCCGGAACTGATCCATTCTCGAATGCCTGGGTCACGACCCAGACAAACGAGACGGGCATCTTCACCCTCACCGACGCCGAGGTTGGCGCACCGGTACGTGTCCAGGTGACCTACATCGACGGACTGGGAACCCACGAACAGATCGCCTCCGCCGGAACCGCGGCTGTGGCCAATGTGAATGATGCCCCGGTCGGTGCCGTCATTGCCCCGCTGGCGCCGCAGGTTGGCGACATCCTGAGGATCACCACCCACATGAGTGATGCCGACGGTGCCGAATCCGTGCTCGAAGAGCCAGGTGGGGTCTATACCTGGCAACAGAGCCCGGACGGGACGGAATGGAGCGACATCCCCGGAGCCACCGGGGATGGAACCAACATGGCCTCATTCACGGTCACGGCCGGACAGCAGGACAACCACGTCCGTCTGGCCATCGCCTATACAGATGACTTGGGAACCAACGAGGTGGCATACTCGAACGCCACCGAGCTGGTCCCGAGCCCAAACAACCCGCTCCCGGCGCCATAG
- a CDS encoding glycosyltransferase, giving the protein MTNVLFHRSKALARLGRRDIDIVTFDYNDSYDSVRRTLERGGYLVKGLRVVNMWEQLADPQNPPVFPPQADVDLSSFEPLDTTHPVINRAGTSGGPSRRRRMDNDSGSVMQTDYFRVDGSMYLSDRLDGFTAEGKATRTVFFCDLNGIPVRRWNSMTGLYHAWLDALSGGQAAYFIVDSKFSARFMSSYRRANSVVLHLVHGSHLARAKDGPHSRLSVGRIDAFAKVDQYDSLVFLTQEQCNDALERYQGADNFSVIPNSRAAVETSKSAPHRDTNALIVVARLTRSKRLDHAIRAVVKARHDSGHPLTLDIYGDGEDRERIEGVIADLDAGDFIKLRGHTESVNDAFAAASMSLLTSSAEGFGLVLVESLAVGCIPIAYNIKYGPSFVIDEGRDGFLVPDGDIDALAASIVTTRNLSNADVRALRQHGIQEASRFGDEEISRLWAQEMQRAAARKARPSPELSTAVSSSGVTFESGGRTTLFVEIQVAGDPDSAAEHFAVLVNRGDGTWQRVQAARAEDRAGGRYLEFVLPPSLVASLEGQLTDVSIESRLLNSRIRTRVPLEGVGGHVQVYSTKYGNMSFR; this is encoded by the coding sequence ATGACGAATGTCCTGTTCCACAGATCCAAGGCGCTTGCCCGGCTGGGGCGCCGGGACATAGACATCGTGACGTTCGACTACAACGACTCCTACGATTCCGTCCGGCGCACCCTTGAGCGTGGCGGATACCTGGTCAAGGGGCTGAGGGTCGTGAATATGTGGGAACAGTTGGCGGACCCGCAAAACCCTCCGGTGTTCCCCCCGCAGGCTGACGTTGATTTGTCGTCCTTTGAACCTCTGGACACCACCCACCCAGTCATCAACCGGGCCGGCACGTCAGGGGGGCCCAGCAGGCGGCGTCGCATGGACAACGACTCCGGCAGCGTCATGCAAACCGACTACTTCCGCGTCGATGGATCAATGTACCTGTCGGACCGGCTGGATGGGTTCACAGCGGAGGGAAAAGCCACCCGCACCGTGTTCTTTTGCGATCTCAACGGGATCCCGGTGCGCCGCTGGAATTCCATGACCGGTCTCTACCATGCATGGCTGGACGCACTGTCCGGCGGACAAGCTGCGTATTTTATTGTCGACAGCAAGTTTTCGGCCCGCTTCATGAGCAGCTACCGCAGGGCAAACAGTGTCGTCCTGCACCTGGTCCACGGTTCCCACCTCGCACGCGCCAAGGATGGGCCGCACTCCCGGCTGAGCGTCGGCAGGATCGATGCCTTTGCCAAGGTCGATCAGTACGACTCGTTGGTGTTTCTCACACAGGAACAGTGCAACGACGCCCTCGAGAGGTACCAGGGCGCCGATAACTTCAGTGTCATCCCCAACAGCCGGGCGGCCGTTGAAACCTCCAAGTCGGCACCGCACCGGGACACGAATGCGCTCATCGTCGTGGCACGGCTGACGCGGAGCAAACGGCTCGACCACGCCATTCGTGCCGTGGTGAAGGCCAGGCACGATTCAGGACATCCACTGACGCTCGATATCTACGGTGATGGTGAGGACAGGGAGCGGATCGAAGGCGTGATCGCCGACCTGGATGCCGGTGATTTCATCAAACTTCGCGGACACACCGAATCTGTCAATGACGCCTTCGCCGCTGCCTCAATGTCGTTGCTGACCAGCTCGGCCGAGGGCTTCGGCCTTGTTCTTGTCGAGAGCCTTGCCGTCGGGTGCATCCCCATTGCCTACAACATCAAGTACGGCCCGTCTTTTGTCATTGATGAAGGACGCGACGGTTTTTTGGTCCCGGACGGGGACATCGATGCGCTGGCTGCCTCCATTGTGACTACGCGGAATCTGTCGAATGCAGATGTCCGTGCACTCCGCCAGCACGGCATTCAGGAAGCATCACGCTTCGGCGATGAGGAGATCTCCCGGCTGTGGGCACAGGAAATGCAGCGGGCAGCCGCCCGCAAGGCACGGCCCAGTCCGGAGCTGTCCACCGCCGTCTCAAGCAGCGGGGTCACCTTCGAGTCCGGCGGCCGCACCACGTTGTTCGTCGAAATTCAGGTGGCGGGAGATCCCGACTCCGCCGCGGAGCATTTCGCGGTACTGGTCAATCGCGGGGATGGCACCTGGCAGCGTGTACAGGCGGCCAGGGCAGAAGACAGGGCGGGCGGCAGGTACCTCGAATTTGTGCTGCCCCCATCCCTCGTCGCGAGCCTTGAAGGCCAGCTGACGGATGTGTCGATTGAAAGCCGTCTTTTGAACAGCCGGATCCGCACCCGGGTGCCGCTTGAGGGTGTTGGTGGCCATGTCCAGGTCTACTCAACCAAGTACGGGAACATGAGCTTCCGCTGA
- a CDS encoding CDP-glycerol glycerophosphotransferase family protein has product MKQSLRSTALPVWRMLPAARRTKIRKALGATGKALSAAASLNGRVKIQQPKIAVIVIATDPESTAETIRNVLSQQLHAIEVVVSHPVHVDGVPWVRSPDSPTDRRVSWLSSRGGNELGDVGDCLAGSTAPSVLVLRGGEQLQTAFLRTVIGELGRSNAQFLVGTVRGSKGASAAFGETAAKDDAAVNVEGLPQVFLDRAVGNKLFSRRFLAELTELAGDNPEIRTADLPDLAYGLAKSFELTSIPALRRAVPDNLRTLGRAVLCDPEFMNAVVASTEAVSKILKPALSGAVYSTWLTRQLGTNFFPFYEVVPRVDGAYWESLQRSVTGLAASGEIVWPEIRLHQRLLLANMLKGHRSDVETISISRSDYASSYVVKEADGALRAEPEYLKRIQAPEPMELLEFNPVDQVSVARLTHFSWLHDGTLEIQGHAYVKGLDPVAGMSQLNATLVDGEGAAVQSLAALPVTDHTIDWTANDNWTSYAASGFKLSINPAELFEAAKDDSSNRWNLVLALTVFGREFDQLETTRDMRGSGGFVPVGPMSNGTRMAIEFSPDTGLSVLRVAPRVQAASASFDHDMFLSLELHTSDPALAGTTSRLLAVSTTGRRTHAKEFSFSAEGSASVRLQLPKGPQGHRKYDASSWDLTLALPDGAQVPIALPGGSSTMESSNCSLQQFSIDQTGHGYLRTSSSRNLILADDVTLSDDESSLRIKGSWSFDSPDAPNLVLHSGKAVITPSHVELNHTSGSSGEYLATFPLVHDEWSLGPVYRESGAYSLRQVDTGVPPSSGHWIISTPRLQQTMPQRIHGNNIEVGVSRTPNSAALVIHLRPSLRADEIGRFNQQKLRADTGHGPIQDNLALIMCFGGKRATDSPRRLFEELQVQAPHVKVHWAVADASVPVPDGAVRTVIGSREWFEVLSTARLLINNNNFPFYFRKRPGQTYIQTWHGTPLKRLGNDVARTNFSLSYWNLMWREATYWDALLAQNDYAAHVLATCFGFNGPVIAQGYPRNDSLRSERSEQIRQETRARLGIPAGKTVILYAPTWRDDVRSASNNYELVTYLDFEQAQRELGDGYTILLRGHHNISGQRQTAENSFIVDVTEYPEVNDLYLAADMLVNDYSSVMFDFCVTRKPIVYLTPDIARYRDSTRGFYFDLESQAPGPLLSTSGQVIDAIGNIAEITERYSERYEAFVAKFAPHCDGHATERTMHELAKIPGFLSGRSK; this is encoded by the coding sequence TTGAAACAGTCGCTGCGCAGCACAGCCCTGCCTGTCTGGCGCATGCTGCCGGCTGCCCGGCGCACCAAGATCCGCAAGGCGCTGGGCGCCACAGGGAAGGCGCTGTCGGCGGCTGCTTCGTTGAATGGACGCGTCAAGATTCAGCAGCCCAAGATTGCTGTCATTGTCATCGCGACGGACCCTGAATCGACAGCCGAAACGATTCGAAATGTCCTCAGCCAACAACTCCATGCCATCGAGGTTGTCGTCAGCCATCCGGTGCACGTTGACGGCGTGCCGTGGGTCCGCTCCCCAGACTCCCCCACCGATCGCAGAGTGTCCTGGCTGAGTTCCCGCGGCGGGAACGAGCTCGGAGATGTGGGCGACTGCCTTGCAGGATCCACTGCTCCCAGTGTGCTTGTTCTCCGCGGAGGTGAGCAACTGCAAACCGCATTCCTCAGGACGGTCATCGGCGAACTGGGGCGAAGCAACGCCCAATTTCTGGTGGGCACCGTTCGTGGGAGCAAGGGCGCCAGTGCGGCGTTCGGTGAGACTGCAGCCAAAGACGATGCTGCAGTCAATGTGGAGGGGCTGCCCCAAGTCTTCCTGGACAGGGCGGTGGGCAACAAGTTGTTCTCGCGCCGGTTCCTGGCCGAACTGACAGAGCTTGCCGGCGACAATCCGGAAATCCGGACTGCCGACCTGCCCGACCTGGCTTACGGACTCGCCAAATCCTTTGAGCTGACTTCCATTCCGGCGCTTCGGAGGGCTGTCCCGGACAACCTGCGGACCTTGGGGCGCGCGGTGCTGTGCGATCCGGAATTCATGAACGCCGTCGTGGCATCCACTGAAGCCGTTTCGAAGATCCTGAAGCCCGCACTGTCTGGCGCCGTCTACTCCACTTGGCTTACTCGGCAGCTCGGCACAAACTTCTTCCCCTTCTATGAAGTGGTGCCGAGGGTGGATGGCGCCTACTGGGAATCCCTTCAGCGCTCTGTCACCGGATTGGCCGCTTCCGGAGAAATCGTTTGGCCGGAGATCCGGCTGCACCAGCGCCTTCTTCTGGCAAACATGCTCAAGGGGCATCGTTCCGATGTGGAAACGATATCGATTTCCCGCAGCGACTACGCCTCCAGTTATGTGGTCAAGGAAGCAGACGGTGCCCTGCGCGCGGAACCGGAATACCTCAAGCGGATCCAGGCACCGGAACCGATGGAACTCCTTGAATTCAACCCGGTGGACCAGGTGTCCGTCGCCAGGCTGACGCACTTCTCGTGGCTCCACGACGGAACACTGGAGATTCAGGGCCACGCCTACGTCAAGGGCCTGGATCCTGTCGCCGGCATGTCGCAGCTGAACGCCACACTGGTGGATGGTGAAGGCGCCGCCGTCCAGTCGCTGGCCGCACTTCCAGTAACCGATCACACGATCGACTGGACCGCGAACGACAACTGGACCAGCTACGCGGCATCAGGGTTCAAGCTGTCCATCAATCCTGCCGAGCTCTTTGAAGCTGCCAAGGACGACAGCAGCAACCGCTGGAACCTTGTGCTGGCACTCACAGTCTTCGGCCGTGAATTTGACCAGCTGGAAACCACCCGTGACATGCGCGGCTCCGGTGGATTCGTTCCTGTCGGCCCCATGTCCAATGGCACCCGCATGGCCATTGAGTTCTCCCCCGACACCGGGCTCAGCGTCCTGCGCGTGGCACCCCGCGTCCAGGCTGCCTCCGCTTCATTTGACCATGACATGTTCCTCAGCCTCGAACTCCACACCAGTGACCCGGCCCTGGCCGGCACCACGTCACGCCTGCTCGCGGTTTCCACCACGGGAAGACGCACACATGCGAAGGAGTTTTCCTTCAGCGCCGAAGGCTCGGCGTCCGTTCGCCTGCAGCTGCCGAAGGGCCCACAAGGGCACCGCAAGTACGATGCAAGTTCATGGGACCTGACCCTGGCTCTGCCCGACGGAGCACAGGTCCCCATTGCCCTCCCCGGCGGCTCGTCCACCATGGAATCCAGCAACTGCTCGCTCCAACAATTCTCCATTGACCAGACCGGGCACGGCTACCTGCGGACGTCCTCGTCAAGAAACCTGATTCTGGCCGACGACGTCACCCTGTCAGACGACGAGTCGTCGCTGCGAATCAAGGGGTCGTGGTCATTCGACTCCCCCGATGCACCTAATCTTGTGCTGCACAGCGGGAAGGCAGTCATCACCCCCTCCCACGTCGAGCTGAACCACACTTCCGGCTCGTCCGGCGAATACTTGGCTACGTTCCCGCTCGTCCACGACGAATGGTCGCTGGGTCCCGTCTACAGGGAAAGCGGCGCGTACAGCCTGCGACAAGTGGACACCGGGGTGCCACCGTCTTCAGGCCACTGGATTATTTCCACCCCCCGCCTCCAGCAGACCATGCCGCAGCGGATCCACGGGAACAACATTGAGGTCGGAGTTTCGCGCACCCCCAACAGTGCCGCGCTGGTGATTCACCTCCGCCCCAGCTTGCGGGCTGATGAGATAGGACGGTTCAACCAGCAGAAGCTCAGGGCGGACACCGGCCACGGGCCCATTCAGGACAACCTGGCCCTGATCATGTGCTTCGGCGGCAAGCGGGCCACCGACAGTCCCCGGCGGCTCTTTGAAGAGCTCCAGGTCCAGGCGCCACACGTGAAAGTGCATTGGGCGGTTGCAGACGCCTCGGTCCCCGTCCCCGACGGCGCCGTCCGAACCGTCATCGGTTCAAGGGAGTGGTTTGAGGTCCTGTCCACAGCGCGCCTGCTGATCAACAACAACAACTTCCCGTTCTATTTCAGGAAGAGGCCGGGGCAGACCTACATCCAGACATGGCACGGCACACCCCTGAAACGCCTCGGCAACGACGTGGCGCGGACAAATTTCTCGCTCTCCTACTGGAATCTCATGTGGCGGGAGGCGACATACTGGGACGCACTGCTGGCCCAGAATGACTACGCCGCGCACGTCCTGGCCACCTGCTTTGGCTTCAACGGCCCCGTCATCGCCCAGGGCTATCCCCGGAACGATTCGCTGAGGTCCGAACGGTCGGAGCAGATTCGGCAGGAGACCCGTGCAAGGCTGGGCATCCCCGCCGGCAAGACCGTCATTCTCTATGCACCCACATGGCGCGACGACGTCCGCTCCGCCAGCAACAACTACGAACTCGTCACCTACCTTGATTTCGAGCAGGCACAGCGGGAACTGGGCGACGGCTACACCATCCTGCTTCGCGGCCACCACAACATCTCCGGACAGCGCCAAACCGCAGAAAACTCATTCATCGTCGACGTCACCGAATACCCGGAAGTCAACGACCTGTACCTGGCCGCCGACATGCTGGTCAACGACTATTCATCGGTCATGTTCGACTTCTGTGTCACACGCAAGCCGATCGTCTATCTGACCCCTGACATCGCCCGCTACCGGGACTCAACACGCGGCTTCTACTTCGACCTCGAGTCACAGGCGCCGGGGCCCCTTTTGAGCACCTCCGGCCAGGTCATCGACGCAATTGGGAACATTGCCGAGATCACGGAACGCTATTCCGAACGATACGAGGCATTCGTTGCCAAGTTTGCTCCGCACTGCGACGGCCACGCCACGGAACGAACCATGCATGAACTGGCAAAGATCCCCGGATTCTTGTCCGGCCGCAGCAAATGA